In Haliotis asinina isolate JCU_RB_2024 chromosome 15, JCU_Hal_asi_v2, whole genome shotgun sequence, one DNA window encodes the following:
- the LOC137266079 gene encoding protein SERAC1-like, with translation MKAVQVSLLCRTLTRWMSSYDPRDSHNKTRFTVKKIGAYSFIVTLVAGGTLLWIEIQSIRGRLSSSPQLSVFDLDNSTNPYIYIRDRERDLRVKSQDIRKKYLDPEKLKEKSWFPWLQSYSQDPWTLLKLTKSTDRKTRWLGVKAIAEMEDWEDYQYRYIAQACDGRTLVGLARSPDVGDRFFLPQPKLAPLKRSCATELRSLLLSLSLENVGECVEHFTSLALEKGQVQEDKSVLWSFGNPSYDSNQADRPVPEDIQHLYYLEALESHSQIKSQCLQIVQEGGLTTLLHLVKDLSSNSILYIPHLVAHIIGNLSLWDCLHEEIIRTGWVPILSQWMSHKDLTLSQLAGRALLNLDRDGSDCVCEEGIYVIHPTHRTSEEPYCDVVFVHGIMGGPFKTWRQKDVNQKVQSETPQSMCWPKDWLARDCPNTRLLTVEYDTHVSEWYVRCPHNKESRTVEMRGRSLLEKLHKAGVGSRPIIWVGHSMGGLLVKQMLAMAQDDPRFQPLATQTQGLVFYSVPHRGSTLADTSNQAWYLIYPSVEVQELSADSPHLRVLHDKFLAFMKDNSVPCISFGETSKTSLGKNLPKVHIVPPESSNPGVGEFYTFSENHINICKPADPTSDLYVLPLKLVRNCVLQSKVERFLKAGISFSEIRD, from the exons ATGAAGGCGGTACAG GTGTCTCTGTTATGTCGGACTCTAACAAGATGGATGTCTTCCTATGACCCAAGAGACTCACACAACAAGACAAGATTCACAGTTAAGAAAATTG GAGCCTACTCTTTCATTGTGACTTTGGTAGCAGG TGGCACCCTCCTGTGGATAGAGATACAGTCCATCAGAGGGAGGCTGTCCTCATCCCCACAGCTGAGTGTGTTTGACCTTGACAATTCCACCAACCCATATATCTACATACGAGACAGGGAGAGAGACCTCAGAGTTAAGtctcaag ACATTAGGAAGAAGTATCTTGATCCGGAAAAATTAAAGGAGA AGTCTTGGTTCCCATGGTTACAGTCTTACAGCCAAGATCCCTGGACTTTGCTTAAACTCACAAAATCCACGGACAGAAAAACACGATGGCTTGGGGTCAAGGCCATTGCAGAAATGGAAGACTGGGAAG ACTACCAGTACCGATACATCGCACAGGCATGTGATGGTCGCACTTTGGTGGGACTGGCCCGGTCCCCAGATGTAGGGGACCGTTTCTTCCTGCCCCAACCCAAGCTGGCGCCACTGAAG AGGAGCTGTGCTACAGAGCTGCGGTCCCTGCTGTTGTCGTTGTCGCTGGAGAACGTCGGTGAGTGCGTTGAGCACTTCACATCCCTGGCACTGGAAAAAGGACAGGTGCAAGAAGATAAG AGCGTCCTCTGGTCATTTGGAAATCCATCTTATGACTCCAACCAAGCAGACAGACCAGTCCCTGAAGACATTCAGCATTTGTACTATCTGGAAGCTCTGGAGAGTCACTCACAG ATTAAGTCTCAGTGTCTCCAGATTGTACAGGAAGGAGGTCTGACCACCCTGCTGCACCTGGTGAAGGACCTGTCATCCAACTCCATACTGTATATTCCTCACCTTGTAGCACACATCATCGGCAACCTCAGTCTGTGGGACTGTCTTCATGAAGAGATTATCAGAACAG GCTGGGTCCCAATACTGTCCCAGTGGATGTCCCACAAGGATCTGACGTTGTCCCAGCTGGCTGGCCGAGCACTGCTGAACCTAGACCGAGACGGCAGTGACTGTGTATGTGAGGAGGGAATCTATGTCATCCATCCAACTCACAGGACAAG CGAGGAGCCCTACTGTGATGTTGTGTTTGTACATGGAATTATGGGCGGCCCCTTCAAAACCTGGCGGCAGAAAGATGTGAACCAGAAGGTCCAGTCGGAGACCCCACAGTCCATGTGCTGGCCCAAG GACTGGCTGGCCCGAGACTGCCCCAACACTCGGCTGTTGACAGTGGAATATGACACACACGTCAGTGAGTGGTATGTCCGTTGTCCACACAACAAGGAGAG TCGGACAGTTGAGATGCGTGGGCGGAGTCTTCTGGAGAAGCTGCACAAGGCTGGTGTGGGATCTCGGCCAATCATCTGGGTGGGGCACTCTATGGGAG GTCTTCTAGTGAAGCAGATGCTTGCCATGGCCCAGGATGACCCCAGGTTCCAGCCTCTTGCCACTCAGACCCAGGGGCTAGTGTTCTACAGTGTCCCCCATCGGGGCTCCACCCTGGCAGATACCTCCAACCAGGCGTGGTACCTCATCTACCCATCTGTGGAGGTGCAGGAACTCAGTGCAG ATTCCCCCCACCTGAGAGTCCTCCATGACAAGTTCCTCGCCTTCATGAAGGACAACAGCGTCCCCTGCATCAGTTTTGGGGAAACCTCCAAGACATCCCTGGGGAAGAACCTGCCCAAAGTTCACATCGTCCCTCCAGAGTCCAGTA ATCCTGGTGTTGGAGAGTTCTACACCTTCAGTGAGAACCACATCAACATCTGTAAGCCAGCAGACCCAACCTCTGACCTGTATGTATTGCCTCTGAAGCTGGTACGTAACTGTGTCCTACAGAGCAAGGTGGAGAGATTCCTCAAGGCTGGGATTTCCTTCAGTGAGATCAGGGACTAG
- the LOC137266145 gene encoding LOW QUALITY PROTEIN: uncharacterized protein (The sequence of the model RefSeq protein was modified relative to this genomic sequence to represent the inferred CDS: substituted 1 base at 1 genomic stop codon): LESHSQVGRYTVYSLESHSQVGRYTVYSLESHSQVDRYTVYSLESHSQVGRYTVYRLESHSQVGRYTVYSLESHSRVGRYTVYSLESHSQVGRYTVYRLESHSQVGRYTVYSLESHSQVGRYTVYRLESHSHVGRYTVYSLESHSQVDRYTVYILESHSQVGRYTVYGLESHSRVGRYTVYTLESHXQVGRYTVYSLESHSQVDRYTVYILESHSQIATCCTYE, encoded by the exons TTAGAGAGTCACTCACAGGTTGGTAGATATACTGTATATAGCTTAGAGAGTCACTCACAGGTTGGTAGATATACTGTATATAGCTTAGAGAGTCACTCACAGGTTGATAGATATACTGTATATAGCTTAGAGAGTCACTCACAGGTTGGTAGATATACTGTATATCGCTTAGAGAGTCACTCACAGGTTGGTAGATATACTGTATATAGCTTAGAGAGTCACTCACGG GTTGGTAGATATACTGTATATAGCTTAGAGAGTCACTCACAGGTTGGTAGATATACTGTATATCGCTTAGAGAGTCACTCACAGGTCGGTAGATATACTGTATATAGCTTAGAGAGTCACTCACAGGTTGGTAGATATACTGTATATCGCTTAGAGAGTCACTCACATGTTGGTAGATATACTGTATATAGCTTAGAGAGTCACTCACAGGTTGAtagatatactgtatatatctTAGAGAGTCACTCACAGGTTGGTAGATATACTGTATATGGCTTAGAGAGTCACTCACGGGTTGGTAGATATACTGTATATACCTTAGAGAGTCACTGACAGGTTGGTAGATATACTGTATATAGCTTAGAGAGTCACTCACAGGTTGAtagatatactgtatatatctTAGAGAGTCACTCACAG ATAGCCACATGCTGTACATATGAATGA